In Micromonospora sp. WMMD980, the following are encoded in one genomic region:
- a CDS encoding ABC transporter permease, producing the protein MRAYLRFELRRLVRDLRLTLFTVLGPVVTYLIFSPLAGGDRLEGLDAATALMVGLAGYGAVAGALTVTGSVAQERASGWLRQLRVTPLPPRQVVVAKALTGMLSGVPAVVAVGVTGVLQHHVGLSAGRWAALVVALWLGTAPFALLGLAIGYALAPHLAQPAVFLVFLALSVLGGLLVPVTYFPDALRHLAHALPTYRFAELGWRAVDGRAPTPAGLVLLLAWTGVFAVSAAGAYRRSTARR; encoded by the coding sequence GTGCGTGCCTACCTGCGCTTCGAGTTGCGGCGGCTGGTCCGGGACCTGCGGCTGACCCTGTTCACGGTCCTGGGCCCGGTGGTGACCTATTTGATCTTCTCCCCGCTGGCCGGCGGTGACCGGCTGGAGGGCCTCGACGCGGCCACCGCGCTCATGGTCGGCCTGGCCGGCTACGGCGCGGTGGCCGGCGCGCTCACGGTGACCGGTTCGGTCGCGCAGGAACGCGCGTCCGGCTGGCTGCGCCAGCTCCGGGTCACCCCGTTGCCACCTCGGCAGGTGGTGGTGGCGAAGGCCCTGACCGGCATGCTCAGCGGCGTGCCGGCGGTCGTCGCGGTCGGCGTCACCGGCGTGCTCCAGCACCACGTCGGACTCTCCGCCGGGCGGTGGGCCGCGCTGGTGGTCGCGCTGTGGCTCGGTACGGCGCCGTTCGCGCTGCTCGGGCTCGCCATCGGGTACGCGCTGGCGCCGCACCTCGCCCAGCCGGCGGTGTTCCTCGTCTTCCTCGCCCTGTCGGTGCTCGGCGGCCTGCTGGTACCGGTGACGTACTTCCCGGACGCGCTGCGCCACCTCGCCCACGCGCTGCCCACCTACCGGTTCGCCGAACTGGGGTGGCGCGCGGTCGACGGGCGGGCGCCGACGCCGGCCGGACTGGTTCTGCTGCTCGCCTGGACCGGCGTGTTCGCGGTGTCGGCGGCCGGCGCGTACCGTCGCTCGACCGCCCGCCGCTGA